A region from the Silene latifolia isolate original U9 population chromosome 7, ASM4854445v1, whole genome shotgun sequence genome encodes:
- the LOC141590335 gene encoding uncharacterized protein LOC141590335 has product MGAMLDQTVDKEERAIDYINLIKYLFEKPMLNGRISRWTLMLSEFDLKYVPLKVIKGRAVADFLAGNPIEETEVIDTWSFPDEHVPTGEHVPVSIKLEFNVRNNATEYEACLLGLCSALDFGVKKLLVHKDSFLVINKVGGSWKIKSQSLALYQTIIEELEKYFEDIRYVHLPREENQFVDVLSKLAALINIPDHIVSMPICVERSSSLAFVNAIDDAEVGETEPYYTTILKVKETGEYPPNLDTRGKRARSANVIRPIH; this is encoded by the exons ATGGGGGCTATGTTAGATCAAACAGTcgacaaagaagaaagagctattgaCTACATCA ATCTGATCAAGTACTTGTTCGAGAAACCAATGCTAAATGGAAGAATATCGAGATGGACCCTCATGttatcagagttcgatctcaaatatgtacctttgaaagtgatCAAGGGAAGGGCGGTCGCCGATTTCCTCGCCGGCAATCCAATCGAAGAAACAGAAGTCattgacacttggtcatttcccgacgaacaCGTG CCGACAGGTGAACACGTGCCCGTATCTATCAAGCTAGAATTCAATGTCAGAAACAACGccactgaatatgaagcatgtttgCTTGGTTTATGCAGTGCTCTAGACTTTGGTGTCAAGAAATTGTTAGTACATAAAGACTCGTTCCTTGTGATCAATAAAGTGGGAGGGTCATGGAAAATTAAGAGCCAAAGTTTAGCCCTATATCAAACCATAATCGAAGAATTGGAAAAGTACTTCGAGGATATTCGATATGTTCACCTTCCAAGAGAGGAAAATCAGTTTGTAGATGTATTGTCTAAGCTAGCTGCCTTGATCAACATTCCCGACCACATAGTTagtatgccaatatgtgtcgaacgaagttCGTCACTTGCCTTTGTGAATGCAATCGATGATGCCGAGGTAGGTGAAACCGAACCCTACTACACAACCATTTTGAAAGTCAAGGAAACAGGAGAGTATCCTCCCAACCTTGACACGCGTGGGAAGCGAGCGCGCTCTGCGAATGTTATCCGCCCAATTCATTAA